One part of the Paramormyrops kingsleyae isolate MSU_618 chromosome 2, PKINGS_0.4, whole genome shotgun sequence genome encodes these proteins:
- the LOC140587761 gene encoding uncharacterized protein has translation MPRTKASRRSAAAKKRLMDRRRATGSDVVAKTVDGVTPIPRPKKELTVTSLTSHNQQPDPAAAAIHVVAMTDGVTPIPRPKKELTVTQRTSHGQQPDQATQPRPVSVMAMTDHEVIPFPPYWNTKMVMTVTLPTSHDHRVPALGAICGTVDKFCRSSPSPGEGKAPTDEVPQPPHKRKAAITDPTYSSEYVNLPELELKSTLALPNHYPTLDQQQHVNPVTIPVSPHFPQAPTVRGSFHQGDRRFGINGNRQCVANSLMAILMCKIKNVLSWSVTDLDQVLLNGDDLYSTIRDAGRIGDASGYLFVRDLPTEYTLNGDTFEIKYHNDMFVGLFGAIGEQFEITAVSVTSRSILHQHPDGNSVSSVNQLTSMSDHPDGKSSASSVNQPTNISDHPDGNSSVTRVQQFARMSESQCGVVRPNVTHDAEPEVDIRVNNEVYQSAQKQSCSNRYKTDSCYATAVKSRNIEKRTKEKDNRKDIKYVIEQFRQKITKSPEYICSVCHRMLFKHQVLICKKDEYFKKSQAIALVASQCITETYLHKCIDMCSDDCSSVIGPRGSLWICHTCHRKILDGKLPGESVANNLALDPVPVELQHLNSLEQHLIAMHIPFMRIVSLPKGGQNGVHGPVTCVPSSVPNVAEVLPRVNNDDLMIRVKLKRKLTYKGHYKYEFVHPEKIKKALVYLTENNKFYSNVQFNDDWINPLQKTKVPGDVSDTHADEECNENNMEDEEMDETLHDRQQHGMYMDTCLQPVDIAQEILDQHFDGIMSMAPAEGNNPVRLLTDESNEAKCFPVLFPKGTGTFHDRRKEKLTLCRYLNARILNADGRFGKNLDYIFYGQYLSELQQVVSNVSIAVRKGYDARDKCPVTSETLTNKESLQKMFNFDEGYKFLRPIRGTPVFWQSVQKDLFAMVRQLGIPTWFCSFSSADLRWRELMTAIFKQDGIDASSAELDWSERCALLKNNPVTAARMFDYRFHCFLKDVIMSEAQPIGKIVDYFYRVEFQQRGSPHTHCLFWVEDAPKVGKDDEDEVSAFIDHYVTCEMPEGNDEMHEIVCSVQQHSKRHSKTCTKKGKTCRFNFPRPPSNRTFVSSCKLGDGETDGQPLKKEVADTMMKKVKDAVLNSEANYDSVDSLFSTIGISQEIFEAAYSRITKKTTIVLKRRPCEVWVNQYNRDLLRCWNANMDIQFVVDAYSCIVYIISYISKAEREMGLLLANAQKEATQQGNLDAKEALRQLGSVFLHNREVSAQESVYRLTNMRLKEGSRKVQFIPTGENVVKMSLPLNVIRKKAECENENEQGIWMNSITDRYKARPETKEFAGMCLARFASEYRILCKSQSSCPGSVQLDRKLGFVKKRTRTEAAVVRYARFSPTKDPEKYYHSILQLFLPHYFNAQLKPSTFGSYQEFYETGCVKVLDDELHSVKLVVQSNMSSFEKESHAIDKAEEDIQQHGVMEDAWADICPETERERLECLASKSNTTPEMREQRDEIPDLLPRQRRYMLHDNPCGMSRQEALALLRSLNNKQSETFYKIRNWCLQKARSENPEPFHVFISGPGGVGKSVLIKAIHYEAARILCQLSHNPDETHVLLTAPTGVSAYNIKAATIHACFHIATDAKLPYEPLGDEKINSLRAELGNLQILIIDEISMVDHKLLAYIHGRLRQIKQTGDYSAFGNVSIIAVGDFYQLCPVKGKALYTEGKAVDLWQNHFAMVELTEIMRQKDMQFAQLLNRLRKRKRGNAMLEADIAMLKLRVTGEGQDSTGLHIYATNDEVDQHNYHMLRKICSDHVIIHAQDFQRVAATGRLEKKHGHHANVQKTCLPESLHVGVNARVILLKNIDVSDGLVNGAFGTVSDICFDTDEDFPSEIYITFDNEAAGKSLRGKKPCLKAGLDKATRIKAEEERVTNSGGTRRQFPLKLAWACTVHKVQGLTVDKAVVSLKKIFAAGQAYVALSRVTSLEGLIIEDFKETAIYAKQDIETAMQSMPAFIEPVMEVPSLCKILLHNVEGLTCHLDDLKQDRRYMEADIICLTETWLNSKEDTEGVQLPGFSYHGKPRHQAYDGSDAFFAELKEQQHGGPREAGTATGAMAVLGGIGREAWPGAKLWGLGLGLAVSGYHWGCR, from the exons ATGCCTCGCACCAAGGCATCCCGGCGTTCAGCAGCAGCAAAGAAGAGGCTAATGGATAGACGTCGAGCTACTGGTAGCGATGTTGTGGCTAAGACTGTTGACGGGGTTACCCCTATTCCCCGACCCAAAAAGGAGCTGACCGTGACTAGCCTGACGAGCCACAACCAACAGCCTgaccccgctgctgctgccatccATGTCGTGGCTATGACTGACGGGGTTACCCCTATTCCCCGACCCAAAAAGGAGCTGACCGTGACTCAACGGACGAGCCACGGCCAACAACCTGACCAGGCCACACAGCCGCGGCCTGTGTCTGTCATGGCTATGACTGACCACGAGGTTATCCCATTTCCTCCCTACTGGAATACCAAAATGGTGATGACTGTGACTTTGCCGACGAGCCATGACCACCGGGTTCCCGCCCTGGGTGCCATTTGTGGGACCGTTGACAAGTTTTGTAGGTCTTCTCCTTCCCCCGGTGAAGGAAAGGCGCCGACGGACGAGGTACCGCAGCCGCCTCATAAAAGAAAGGCTGCAATTACTGACCCCACTTACTCGTCTGAATACGTGAACTTACCTGAACTTGAACTGAAAAGCACCCTGGCACTGCCAAACCATTACCCAACCCTGGATCAGCAACAGCATGTGAACCCTGTAACTATACCTGTATCccctcattttcctcaggcacCTACAGTGAGAGGCTCATTCCATCAAGGAGACCGACGATTTGGAATCAACGGTAACAGACAGTGTGTGGCTAATAGTTTGATGGCTATACTgatgtgtaaaataaagaatGTCTTAAGCTGGTCGGTCACAGACCTtgatcaagtgctgctgaaTGGAGACGACCTCTACAGTACCATCAGAGACGCTGGGAGAATTGGAGATGCTTCTGGGTATCTGTTTGTCAGAGATCTACCGACAGAGTACACACTGAATGGTGATACATTTGAAATAAAGTACCACAATGACATGTTTGTTGGATTGTTTG GTGCAATaggggaacagtttgagattacagctgtgagtgtgaccAGTCGAAGCATCCTGCACCAGCATCCTGATGGTAACTCAGTCAGCAGTGTCAACCAGCTTACCAGTATGTCAGACCATCCAGATGGTAAGTCCTCAGCCAGCAGTGTCAACCAGCCTACCAACATATCAGACCATCCCGACGGTAACTCCTCAGTGACCAGAGTCCAGCAGTTTGCCAGAATGTCAGAGAGCCAATGTGGTGTGGTAAGGCCAAATGTGACACATGATGCAGAACCTGAGGTTGATATCCGTGTGAACAATGAAG TATACCAATCAGCTCAGAAGCAAAGTTGCAGTAATAGATATAAGACAGACAGCTGTTATGCCACCGcagtgaaaagcagaaatattgAAAAACGGACTAAAGAGAAGGATAACAGAAAAGACATTAAGTATGTGATTGAACAGTTTAGACAGAAAATAACTAAAAGTCCAGAATACATTTGTTCAGTGTGTCATCGAATGCTATTTAAACACCAAGTTCTTATTTGCAAGAAAGATGAGTACTTCAAAAAATCACAGGCAATTGCGTTAGTGGCATCACAGTGTATAACTGAGACATACTTGCATAAATGTATAGATATGTGTTCTGATGATTGTAGCAGTGTTATTGGCCCTAGAGGTTCCTTGTGGATCTGCCACACGTGTCACCGAAAGATTCTTGATGGGAAACTGCCAGGAGAGAGTGTTGCAAACAATCTAGCTCTAGACCCTGTCCCTGTAGAGTTACAGCATCTAAATTCACTGGAACAGCATCTGATTGCTATGCATATTCCTTTCATGAGAATTgtgtctttgccaaaaggtggacaaaatggtgttcatggtcctgTAACTTGTGTCCCATCTAGTGTTCCAAATGTAGCTGAAGTTTTACCGAGAGTcaacaatgatgaccttatgATTCGTGTAAAGTTGAAGAGGAAGTTAACTTACAAAGggcattacaaatatgaatttgtgcatccagaaaaaataaagaaggcttTGGTGTATCTCACGGAGAATAACAAATTTTACAGCAATGTGCAGTTCAACGATGACTGGATTAATCCCCTGCAGAAAACTAAAGTACCTGGTGATGTAagtgacacacatgcagatgaagagtgtaatgaaaataacatggaggatgaggaaatggatgaaactttgcatgacagacaacaacatggcatgtatatggatacgtgtcttcaacctgtcgacatagcacaagagatcttggatcagcactttgatggaatcatgtctatggcacctgcagaaggaaacaacccagtgaggcttctaactgatgagtcaaatgaagctaaatgttttccagtccttttcccaaaaggaacaggcacttttcatgacagaaggaaggaaaaactgacactgtgtaggtatttaaatgcaagaattcttaatgcagatggacgttttggGAAAAACTTggactatatattttatgggcagtatttgtctgagcttcagcaggttgtgtcaaatgtgtcaattgctgtgagaaagggctatgatgcacgggataagtgtcctgtcacatcagaaactttgacaaataaggagtctctacaaaagatgtttaattttgatgaaggttataaattcctaagaccaatcagaggcacccctgttttttggcaaagtgttcagaaagacCTGTTTGCAATGGTAagacagcttggtattcccacatggttttgctcattttcttctgctgatttaCGCTGGAGAGAACTTATGACAGCAATCTTCAAACAAGATGGCATAGATGCATCAAGTGCTGAGCTTGACTGGTCAGAAAGGTGTGCattgttgaaaaacaatcctgtgacggctgccagaatgtttgattatcgattccactgcttcctgaaagatgtgatcatgtcagaagcacaacccattggcaaaatagttgattatttctacagagtagaatttcagcaacggggatcacctcacactcactgtttgttttgggtggaagatgcacctaaggttggcaaagatgatgaagatgaagtatcagctttcattgatcactatgtgacatgtgaaatgccagagggtaatgatgaaatgcatgaaattgtatgtagtgtacagcaacatagcaagaggcactcaaaaacatgtacgaaaaaagggaaaacttgtagattcaatttcccacgtcctccaagcaacagaacatttgtgtcatcatgcaaacttggagatggtgagacagatggacagcccctgaaaaaagaaGTAGCAGACACTATGatgaaaaaagtgaaggatgcCGTACTAAACTCTGAGGCCAACTATGACTCTGTTGATTCCTTATTTAGTACAATTGGTATCAGTCAGGAAATATTTGAAGCTGCATACTcaagaatcacaaagaaaactaccattgttcttaagaggagaccatgtgaagtgtgggtgaaccaatataacagagaccttttacgctgttggaatgcaaacatggacattcagtttgtggttgatgcatattcgtgtattgtgtacatcatttcctacatttctaaagctgagagagagatgggactgctactggcaaatgctcagaaagaggccacacagcaaggtaaccttgatgcaaaagaagctcttcgACAACTTGGTAGTGTTTTCCTACACAATCGTGAAGTTTCAGCTCAGGAAAGCGTTtatcgtctgactaacatgaggttgaaagagggatcacgaaaggtgcagtttatcccaactggagaaaatgtggtaaaaatgagccttccattgaacgtcatacggaagaaagctgagtgtgagaatgagAATGAACAAGGaatttggatgaacagtatcactgatagatataaagccagaccagaaacaaaagagtttgcaggaatgtgcctggcgagatttgcatctgagtacagaatactatgtaagtCTCAGAGCTCATgccctggaagtgtgcagttggacagaaaattaggatttgtgaagaaaaggacacgcacagaGGCAGCCGTTGTTCGGTATGCTCGCTTTTCACCCACAAAGgacccagaaaaatattaccacagcattttgcaactttttctgccacattatTTCAATGCACAATTAaaaccttctacttttggcagttaccaggAATTCTATGAGACTGGTTGTGTCAAGGTCTTGgatgatgaattgcattcagtgaaactggttgtgcagtcaaacatgtcaagttttgaaaaggaatcacATGCAATTGACAAAGCTGAAGAAGACATACAGCAGCATGGTGTAATGGAAGATGCCTGGGCAGATATTTGTCCGGAAACTGAACGTGAACGGCTAGAGTGTCTTGCTAGCAAATCCAACACTACACCAGAAATGAGAGAACAAcgtgatgagataccagatttgttaccaaGGCAGAGGCGCTATATGTTGCAtgacaatccttgtggtatgtccaggcaggaagcactggctttgcttcgctcactgaataacaagcagTCTGAGACTTTTTACAAAATACGAAACTGGTGTTTACAGAAGGCACGTAGTGAaaacccagaaccatttcatgtattcatatctggacctggaggtgtgggcaagtcggtcttgatcaaagcaataCATTATGAGGCAGCTCGTATCTTGTGTCAGTTGTCACATAATCCAGATGAGACACATGTGTTACTGACTGCTCCAACTGGGGTTAGTGCTTACAACATCAAAGCTGCAACAATACACGCCTGTTTCCATATTGCAACGGACGCAAAGCTGCCATAtgaaccacttggagatgaaaaaataaattcattgagagctgaactgggaaacctgcaaaTATTGATCatagatgaaatttcaatggtcgatcacaagctgcttgcatatattcatggcagattgagacaaatcaaacaaactggagattattctgcttttggaaatgtctcaatcattgctgttggagatttctaccagctttgtcctgtgaaagggaaagctttGTATACTGAGGGTAAAGCTGTTGatctatggcagaatcatttcgctatggtggagctgactgaaattatgagacagaaagacatgcagtttgcacagttgctgaatcggctaaggaaacgcaaaaggggtAATGCAATGCTGGAGGCAGACATTGCTATGCTGAAACTACGTGTGACAGGCgaaggacaagacagtactggtcttcatatttatgcaaccaatgatgaagttgatcaacataactaccatatgctgcggaagatctgctcagaccatgtcatcattcatgctcAGGATTTTCAAAGGGTTGCTGCAACTGGCAGACTGGAAAAGAAACATGGACATCATGCCAATGTTCAGAAGACATGTCTCCCCGAATCACTACATGTAGGTGTCAATGCACGAGTAATACTTCTGAAAAATATTGACGTTTCAGACGGCttggtaaatggtgcatttggtacagttagtgacatctgctttgatactgatgaggattttccatcagagatatacatcacatttgacaacgaagcagctggaaagtcactcaggggaaagaagccatgcctaaaagcagggttggacaaagctacacgaatcaaagcagaggaggagagagtgacaaacagtggtggaacacgacggcagtttccattgaaattggcttgggcttgtacagtacacaaggtacaaggtctgacagtggataaggctgttgtatcactaaagaagatatttgcagctggacaggcatatgtagcattaagccgtgtcacttctctggaaggccttataatagaagactttaaggagactgctatatatgcaaaacaagacattgagactgcaatgcaaagcatgcctgcATTTATTGAGCCCGTCATGGAAGTGCCATCATTATGTAAGATTTTACTGCACAATGTTGAAGGACTTACATGTCACCTGGATGACCtaaagcaagacagaaggtatatggaagctgatatcatctgcttgacagagacatggttaaattcaaaGGAAGACACAGAAGGTGTACAGCTGCCTGGATTTTCATACCATGGGAAACCCAGACATCAGGCATATGATGGTAGTGATGCTTTCTTTGCTGAACTGAAGGAGCAGCAacatggtggt CCTCGGGAGGCTGGCACTGCGACTGGGGCTATGGCTGTACTAGGGGGGATTGGCAGGGAGGCTTGGCCTGGTGCCAAGCTTTGGGGGTTAGGCCTGGGGCTGGCCGTCAGCGGCTACCACTGGGGTTGCCGGTAG